Genomic DNA from Lactuca sativa cultivar Salinas chromosome 8, Lsat_Salinas_v11, whole genome shotgun sequence:
AGTTTTATAAAGGCACACAGGTAATGAAAAGTCCAAACCTTGGACAATAAGACTCCTTAATTAAAATGGCGCCATTTGTTCCACATAGACACTGATGTGGATTAATCTAAATACGTGGAACTAGTAACCGGTTAAATTAGGTCCAACTGACTAAATGGACATGTCACATACAAGTTTCTTCCCTAATAAAGCACGAAAAACACTTTAGAAACTGATTGGACAAATGTACAAAACATTATAGGGCTACAGTTTCATTTTCCCTTTTCAATTTGCCTTTTCTTTTTTCTCAATTCTTTACTTtcatcttttagattaatttcAATTTTGATTGAAATGGTTATGCTGAATTGTGAGCATGTGTGTTTTAACTGAATTGTGAGCATGTGTGTTTTAACATGGGCTTCTTGGACCTCTAATGTtgattttttgttgttttgacATAGTTCCACTTATGTTTATAAAGAAACAACATTTGGATTCAAGAGTTGATCAAGAATTATCGGAAGAAAAATTATAAATTGAGAATGCTCATGTGAATAAAAGATaaaatcatatggaacattaacAAGTAATGAATGAAAATCTACATATAGATTAAACAGAATGTTCATTTTTTGGGATTTAAGAACATCATAACTTTTTGAAATGCAATGGTGTAAGTAATTTTGCACAATGGTAACCTATGGTTGGTGCTTGATATGTATAACTTTAAGAATGAAATTTAGGATTTGTTTAAACTTTTGTTTAACGATAGTGTTGTTATAGAGATCAAGTCTATTTGATGAGTTGAAGTCCGAAGTAGAGAAAGAACGTTGATCGGAATTACCGACTAATTTTTGATATAAATATCTTTTGATTATTGAATTTTTTGTTTGCTTTTTCCATTTCTATGTTTTATGTACATCTCAACAGATAGATGACACAATAATGTTTAAATCTCTACAGGTGAATCCATGTTGGTGAAATGTGATAATATTGTCATTATTCTCATTGTCAAACATCTAAATGTTGGCATTATTCATAATTTACCTTGGTGCTGCTTCCTTTGTGCTCTATACTGGTGTTCTGAGATGATTTGAGTGAATTATACTAATAAGACGAGCCCACTTGGAAGTTGAAGATCAACCTCACTTTAGGGTAATTGGAACTTAGAAGTACCATATTTGCGACATTCCCACCATGATTGTATGGACGATATTACCCCTATATCAAAATGGTTGGAGAAAGTGCATAATCCCCTCTCTTCTTGGTTAATTTTTGACAAGAAAGAGTGATTAGTCAAAGTTTATGTGGCAAATGGGTAACCGGGTTATCCTTTCATTTTGTCCAAAGTGACCAAATCGACCCGACAAAAACCACTTTATTCCCTTAAAagacatgaaaaaaaaaattagggactAAATGAGCAAAGTCGAAATACATAGTAAGGCCGTTGCGTCATTTTCCCTTACATGTTTTTATtgttcaaaaataaataataatcagTTTCTTAATAATATACTATTTGTTTCTCTTCTATATATCATAAATCCATAGATGGGTTTGGAGTTAGATTTTGAGAGGAACTGTGTGGTGGATGATAGTCCTAAAACTTttgagaattgaaggattttCTTTTTTAGTTTATTTCATTTGCTCCTTGGTGCAGGTAAGCATAGATGGGTCGACCATAGATTTAATTGCGCATTAATTCACTCAGAATACATATGTTGTTGACTCactccaaaaatatttcattATTTGTTTGTTTTAATATTGATGTGGGTTTTTTAACCAGCAAAAAGTAACAATGTACTTTAAGTTATTTGTCTAAAGCATCAACCTACTTTTATTTTTagatgttaaaacaatgtatttttGGAAATTCTACAAAAGAATATCAAGCACCAGGGTCTGTTGTACTTGGAAATTATTCTAGTATGGCTGATATTAAAATCTATATAGAAGCgcttgaaaaattaaaaaatttggtattatcattattattattttaatataattttcCATCATTTATCTTTTATATTATCTCAAATATATTAATCTaataagaaaatgaaaaagaatTTTACAATCCTCTATTAGCTTGGCACGTTGACAAGTCGTGTGGTGTGTGAGTCGATTGTCCACAGACTTCAATCGTGACCAAATATTTATCTCCATCCCACACCCGGTTGTGAACACACGATAAATGTTGTCTTAGACACAAAAGTTCACTTTTCATGTTCTATTTAAATACAATTAAACAATTCCAAATCATTCTTTTATCCAAATAGAAAATATCATCGTATTACATAATTATCACTTTATTACTTGTCTAAATTTAATATCTAAAAACAGAAAAAAGTTAATATTTGTacaaaatataaactttaattCACCTTCTTACAAAAAAAATTCATCCTTGAAATCAGCTATACAAACAACTTAGGGTATCTCTTTTGGATCTCCTCTTTAGGTTCCCAAGTAACATGGACTCCATGACGATGCCTCCACTGAACCTTGACTAGTAAAATTTGCTTATTTCGAAGACTCATAAGTTTTGTGTCAAGTATAGCTTCAGGTTCTTCTACAGGCTCTTCTACGTACCTCTTCTTGTTATCTATTTGTGCATTAGACAATGGAATTACATTATGCAAATTTTGCTTACTTCGAAGCCTTTTAATCAATGTATCAAGATTAGCTTTAGGTTCCCCTATGCACATAGTCTTCTTGCCTATCTGAACATCAGACAATGAATTTACATTTTGTTGCTCTAGCTTACATGGGTACAGATAACCCACATTGATTGTGTCATGAATCTCATGCATCTCATGTGGAAGGTCCAATTTGTAGGCTTGTGATCCTACACGTTCGAGCACTGTAAATGGTCCTAGGAAATGCGGACTGAACTTCCCATCCTTTTCAAATCGAACAATCCCCTTCCATGAAGACGCCTTTAACATAACTttatctccaacctgaaactctaatGGAAAGAAAGATATATCAATGAAAACTCTAATGGAAGGAAAGATATATCAATGAAAGTGAACATTGAATTTCTACGGGTAAAATGCATATGATTGTTAATATTTCTATGTTCAAGCTATTAATCAACATCAAGGAATTCTTCCTCTAGCATCTTTATTAACGAATTCACTCCCCCTTCCCCCTCTTAGGTTTTGTAATTGATGATATCTGGCCAAGATCTCTTCTACCATGGCTAGTTTAGATATGTATTTCAGATGTGTAAAACAATTCGTACATTTACATCGTAAGAATGTTGCATATGTGATAAAAATGGACAAGTTTGGTAATATGCTTTAATATGTAAACTTTAAACTAAGGTCAAATGTCGTTCCATCAACATCTTTTCaattttataactaataaatacaCTAACTATGCTTACATATTTTGTTTATTAAAATGTTAATCCCGTTTTGCATTAAAACAATATCAAAGGTTGCAAGCATTTGAATTTTTGACAATCTTAGTCGTTATCAATAGAAACATCGGAAAAATGATCGAAATTCACCTAAATAAGAAATTTTCTTTTGGATGAACAAGAACTATAACATA
This window encodes:
- the LOC111889323 gene encoding uncharacterized protein LOC111889323 isoform X2, which produces MFIVWRVSNLSWFVSTKKLRKHLRDQGLNDSSNKCMSREGKEMAQTKTEAKSKQFSLTRDMAPRVSPFFYRSINTHEFQVGDKVMLKASSWKGIVRFEKDGKFSPHFLGPFTVLERVGSQAYKLDLPHEMHEIHDTINVGYLYPCKLEQQNVNSLSDVQIGKKTMCIGEPKANLDTLIKRLRSKQNLHNVIPLSNAQIDNKKRYVEEPVEEPEAILDTKLMSLRNKQILLVKVQWRHRHGVHVTWEPKEEIQKRYPKLFV
- the LOC111889323 gene encoding uncharacterized protein LOC111889323 isoform X1 gives rise to the protein MDVSAGCCVLGVATVFMFIVWRVSNLSWFVSTKKLRKHLRDQGLNDSSNKCMSREGKEMAQTKTEAKSKQFSLTRDMAPRVSPFFYRSINTHEFQVGDKVMLKASSWKGIVRFEKDGKFSPHFLGPFTVLERVGSQAYKLDLPHEMHEIHDTINVGYLYPCKLEQQNVNSLSDVQIGKKTMCIGEPKANLDTLIKRLRSKQNLHNVIPLSNAQIDNKKRYVEEPVEEPEAILDTKLMSLRNKQILLVKVQWRHRHGVHVTWEPKEEIQKRYPKLFV